In one Oncorhynchus nerka isolate Pitt River linkage group LG7, Oner_Uvic_2.0, whole genome shotgun sequence genomic region, the following are encoded:
- the LOC115131414 gene encoding scinderin-like, with the protein MVLYHREFDKAGKAAGLQIWRIEKLELVPVPDNLHGNFYVGDAYVVLHTVKQRDSCFYDLHYWLGKECSQDESTAAAIFTVQLDDFLGGKPVQYRELQGFESTAFTRYFKGGITYKAGGVASGFHHVVTNDLSALRLFHIKGRRVVRATEVTLNWSSFNRGDCFIVDLGAVIYQWCGSECNKFELLKAAQVAAGIRDNERNGRAKLVVVEEGREPSTLTEVLGNKPNLPEGDDNDDMVADISNRKMAKLYMVSDASGAMQVTLISEENPFSQSHLLSDECFILDHGKSRMIFIWKGRNANPSERKTAMKTAEGFIKQMGYPPNTQIQVLPEGGETPIFKQFFQGWRDKNQSEGFGKVFVTERIAKIQQVEFDASKLHESQSMAAQHNMVDDGTGDTQIFRVESSGRVPVDPKTYGQFYGGDCYIILYTYKRGQIIYTWQGASSTLDELTASAFLTVELDRSLGGNAVQVRVSQGKEPAHLLSLFKDKPLIVYKSGTSRIGGQAPAAPTRLFQVRRNLGTITRIAEVEAEAGSLNSNDAYLLKMPAGQSYLWVGKGAIENEERGARYLSQVLKCLTQRIVEGQEPADLWAALGGKKDYQTSERLESSRTQQPRLFACSNKTGRFIIEEVPGEFSQEDLAEDDVMLLDVWDQVFIWIGKDANEVEKTESVKSAKTYIETDPGVRDKRTAIVVVKQGHEPPTFTGWFLGWDTARWDSHTVARTMKTLQI; encoded by the exons ATGGTGCTCTACCACAGGGAGTTTGACAAGGCAGGCAAGGCAGCCGGTCTCCAGATATGGAGGATAGAGAAGCTGGAGCTGGTCCCTGTGCCTGATAACCTGCACGGGAACTTCTATGTTGGGGACGCGTATGTGGTCCTCCACACTGTCAAACAGCGGGATAGCTGCTTCTACGATCTGCACTACTGGCtgg GTAAGGAGTGCAGCCAGGACGAGAGCACGGCGGCGGCCATCTTTACTGTTCAGCTGGATGATTTCCTAGGAGGGAAGCCTGTCCAGTACCGAGAACTGCAGGGGTTCGAGTCCACTGCCTTCACACGATACTTCAAGGGAGGCATCACATACAAA GCCGGAGGCGTGGCCTCTGGGTTCCATCACGTGGTCACCAACGACCTGTCAGCTCTGAGACTATTCCACATCAAAGGTCGCCGTGTCGTCAGGGCAACCGAGGTCACCCTCAACTGGTCCAGCTTCAACAGAGGGGACTGCTTCATCGTGGACCTGGGAGCA GTTATCTACCAGTGGTGCGGTTCAGAGTGCAACAAGTTTGAGCTCCTGAAGGCAGCACAGGTGGCTGCCGGTATCCGTGACAATGAGAGGAATGGCCGAGCAAAACTGGTTGTcgtggaggaagggagagagccgTCTACGTTAACTGAG GTACTCGGCAACAAGCCAAATCTACCAGAAGGTGATGACAATGACGATATGGTGGCAGATATCTCCAACAGGAAGATGGCCAAACTCTACATG GTATCTGATGCATCCGGAGCGATGCAGGTGACCCTGATCTCAGAGGAGAACCCGTTCTCTCAGAGCCATCTGCTGTCTGACGAGTGCTTCATCCTGGACCACGGGAAGAGCAGGATGATCTTCATCTGGAAAG GCCGTAACGCCAACCCCAGCGAGAGGAAGACTGCCATGAAGACTGCTGAGGGCTTCATCAAGCAGATGGGCTACCCACCTAACACACAG ATCCAGGTACTTCCAGAGGGTGGGGAGACTCCTATCTTCAAACAGTTCTTCCAGGGGTGGAGGGATAAGAACCAGAGCGAGGGGTTCGGAAAAGTATTTGTGACCGAGAGGATTGCTAAGATACAACAGGTGGAGTTCGATGCCTCCAAGCTCCATGAGTCCCAAAGCATGGCAGCCCAGCATAACATGGTGGACGACGGCACAGGGGACACTCAG ATCTTCAGAGTGGAGAGCAGTGGTCGAGTCCCAGTTGACCCAAAGACGTATGGTCAGTTCTATGGAGGAGACTGTTACATCATCCTCTATACATATAAGAGAGGACAGATCATCTACACCTG GCAGGGGGCTAGCAGCACTCTAGATGAGCTCACAGCTTCAGCCTTCCTAACTGTGGAGCTGGATCGCTCTCTGGGAGGGAACGCAGTTCAG GTGAGAGTGTCCCAAGGTAAAGAGCCTGCCCATCTCCTGAGTCTGTTCAAAGACAAGCCCCTCATCGTGTACAAGAGTGGTACCTCACGCATCGGAGGCCAGGCACCTGCGGCCCCCACACGCCTGTTCCAGGTCCGACGTAACCTGGGCACCATCACACGCATCGCAGAG GTGGAGGCGGAGGCTGGCAGCCTGAACTCTAACGATGCCTACCTGCTGAAGATGCCCGCGGGGCAGAGCTACCTGTGGGTGGGTAAGGGCGCCATCGAGAATGAGGAGCGGGGAGCCCGGTACCTGAGTCAGGTGCTGAAGTGTCTGACACAACGCATCGTAGAGGGACAGGAACCAG CGGACCTCTGGGCAGCGTTAGGGGGGAAGAAGGACTACCAGAcatcagagagactggagagtagCCGCACTCAACAACCTCGCCTGTTCGCCTGCTCCAACAAGACTGGCAGGTTCATA ATTGAGGAGGTTCCAGGAGAGTTCAGTCAGGAGGACCTGGCAGAGGATGACGTGATGCTGTTGGACGTCTGGGATCAG GTGTTTATCTGGATTGGCAAAGATGCCAATGAAGTTGAGAAAACTGAATCTGTAAAATCTG CCAAGACATACATAGAGACGGATCCGGGGGTTCGGGATAAGAGGACCGCCATAGTGGTGGTGAAGCAGGGTCATGAACCCCCCACCTTCACAGGGTGGTTCCTGGGCTGGGACACGGCACGCTGGGACTCACACACCGTGGCCAGGACCATGAAGACACTGCAGATTTAG